The nucleotide window CATTCGGACGGGGCGGAGGTGAAGACCCCGGTGGCCACCATCGGCATTCGTGGCGGCGTCGCGGCCATCCTCCATCGCGACGGCGAGACCCAGGCCATCCTCCAGTTCGGCACGCTGACCATCGTCGGGCCTTCGGGCGAGACGGTGGTGGTGCGCCGGCCCGGCTTCATGGTCACGGTCAACCGCGCCGGCATCACCGGGCCAACCCGCGTGCCGCAGGGCCAGATCGACGCCATCATCGCCCAGACCCGCAGCCGCACCGGCCAGAACGGCGGTCGCCCCGAGCCGACGCCGGACGTGACCGGCATCGACCGCGGTTCCAGCCATCCCTGTTCCATCCCGGTGCAGGGCCAGACCACCATGGATCTGGCCGCCGCCTCCTGCCGCTATGTGAACACCGACCTGAAGGGCGAGGCAGACCTGATCGCCCAACAGGCGGCGCAGCAGAACCAGGCGAACGTGCTCATTCCCCTCGTGCCGCAGGCGCCGTGCCCGCCCTATAGTTACAATTGCGGCGGCGGCGGTCCGGGTGGCTATTTCGCGGTGGGGCCGGTGGTGGTGCCGCAGCTGCCGCAGGGCAATCCCGGCGGCATCGGCGGCGGCATCGGTGGCTTCGGCCGCCCGCGCGGCGTCCTGGCCGACTGAGCGGGCATCGACCGAACCCGGCGCTGCGGCGCCAGCGGCCGCGGCCTGACCAGTGGCCGCGGGGCGCTGCCAGGGCCCGACTGAAAACTTGCCAGCAGGTTCGCTCGCAGCCGTTCACAGCAATGCGAGACAGCGCCGGGTGAGCACGTCGAGGGGATCTTCGGCCAGCATCGCCCGGTGCATGCGCCCCGCTGCCTCGGCCATGAGCAGGGCCTCCTCGTCCGCATGCATGGCGCGGATGGTTTCCACCGCCACCCGCACCCGGGGATCGAACAGCGGCACATTGTGGCTGAGGCCGGCGGCAGCGAGGCACTCGCCGTTCAGGTAATGCTCGCCGTGGACGCTGAGCGTCACCTGCGGCACGCCGGCCAGCAGCGCCTCGGTGGCGATGCCGGCACTGCCCTGGTGCAGCACCAGGCGGCTGCGCGACAGCACATCCGCCATCTGCGCCGGCTTGGCGTGGACATGGACGCCGGCGGTGCGCAAGGGCTCGGTCAGGCCTTCGGCGGCGCCGGGAATATGGATCTCCAGCTCCGGCCCCAGGGCGCGCAGGGCCTCCATCACATCCGGGCGGCTCGCCACCTGGACGTGAAGATAGGCGAAGATGCCGCGCGCGCCGGGCCGCATCTGGGTGAACGGCGCGCCGAGAATCGGCCCCTCGGCCTGGCGCTCCCGGAGGTCCGCATAGGGGTCGATGAGCGGGAAGGTGCGCACGAACACGTCGTCCCCCGCAAACAGGGCGCCGATGCGCGGCAGCTGTGCCATGCCTTCGTCCGCAAGCGCGCTGTTGACGCTGGCCAGAAGATCGGCGTCCCGGTGGACCGGCGGGGCGATCTCGTGCAGCACCGGCATCTGCTCGAGGTCCGCCGGCGGCAGGCAATAGGCGGTGCCGGCCTGCATGATGGCGCAGCGGCCCTGCGCGGCGGGAGCGGCGAGGGGGGCGTAGTCGCACACCATCAGGTCGGGCTGCTCCGCGTCCAGGATGGCGCGCCAGCCCCTTAGTGCCATCCGCACGCTGGCAGGATCGCGCAGGCCGGCACGCCCGAGGCTGTCGGAGAGGGTGGCCGAGGCGGGCACTGCGTCTTCGGGGCGCTGGGGCGGCGGCGGCCAGATCGGCGATTGGATCACCCGGATGCCTGCCTCGGCGAGGGGGGCCGACAATTGTGGATAGCGGACCGCCGCCACCACCTCGTTGCCTGCGGCCATGAGCCTGCGGCCGAGGCGGGAGAGCTGCGTCGTATGGCCGAAGCCGGCTCCCTGCTCCCACGCCAGCAGCACACGCTTCGCCCGCATCGTCCGTGATCTCCCTGACTGCTCTCCGGCGCTTCCGGGATGGCGGAGGCGGAGCCACTTGTCCAGCGCACCGCAATGCGCAGGATCATTGCGCAGGACGGCGACAGGATGCTCAATGGGTGGGCAGATTTACCCTGCGCTCGGCGAGGCGCGGAGCCGGCCTTCCGGAACGCGAGCCGGCCGGTGCAAAGCGCGGAACCTTGGCACGCGGGTTGCTGTTCCCGCGGCAGGCCGACGACACAGGTCACGCCGCGCCGGGGTGGATCTGGCGCGGACAACGCCACAGGACCGGAATCCCGGGAGGAGCCTTGCATGACGCCGTTACGTACTCTTCTGGCCGCCGCGCTCACCCTTCTCGCGGTGGCGCCGGCCGTGGCCGAGACCGACGTGAAATTCGCCCTCGACTGGAAGTTCGAGGGGCCGTCCGCGCCCTATTTCGTGGCGCTGGACAAGGGCTACTACAAGGCGGAAGGCCTCAACGTCACCATCGACTCCGGGCCGGGCTCGGTGGCCGGCATCGCGCGGGTGGCGGCGGGCACCTATCCCATCGGCTTCTTCGACATCAACTCGCTGATGAAGTTCCGCGACCAGAATCCGGACAAGGCGGTGAAGGCCGTGCTCATGGTCTATGACGAGCCGCCCTTCTCCATCGTCACGCTGAAGAAGACCGGCATCGCCAAGCCGAAGGACCTGGAGGGCAAGACCCTGGGCGCCCCCGCGCCCGACGGCGCCTTCGCTCAGTGGAAGGCCTTCGTGAAGGAGAACGGCATCGACGCCGACAAGGTGAAGATCGAAAACGTGGGCTTCCCCGTCCGCGAGCCCATGCTGGCGGCGGGCCAGGTGGACGCCATCACCGGCTTCTCCTTCTCCTCCTTCTTCAACCTGCGGCAGAAGGGCGTGCCCGCCGAGGACATCGTGGTAATGCTCATGTCCAAGTATGGGCTGGTGCTCTACGGCAACGCCATCATGGTGAACCCGGACTATGCCAAGGCCCATCCCGAGGTGGTGAAGGGCTTCGTGAAGGCCACCATCAAGGGCATCATCGAGACCGCCCGCGATCCCAAGGCCGCCATCGCCTCGGTGATGAAGCGCAACGAGACCGCGGACGAGGCCATCGAGTTGGCGCGCCTCGAAATGGCCCTGCGCGACAACATCGTCACAGCCTGGGTTAAGGCCAACGGCGTGGGCGACGTGGACCCGGCGCGGCTTGCGAAATCCATCGATCAGGTGGCCGTCACCTACGACTTCAAGGCCAAGCCCACGGCGGCGGACATCTTCACCGGGGAATACCTGCCGCCGGCGGCTGAGCGGAAGCTTTAAGGCCTCAAGCCGTAAGGGCGATCAGGAGCGGTGATGCGCATCTATGGGATGAACGGGTCGGGCAATTGCTGGAAGGCGGCGCAGATTCTGAGCCTCACCGGCCACGACTTCGAATGGGTGGAGACATCGAGCGGCGCCGCCGGTACCCGCTCGGCGGATTTCCTCGCACTCAATGCCATTGGCAAGGTTCCCGTCGTCGTGCTCGACGACGGGACGGCGCTGAGGGAAAGCAACGCCATCCTTCTGCATTTCGCCGAAGGCACGCCGTGGCTGCCGCCGCCCGGCCTTGCGCGCACCCGCGTGCATGAGTGGCTGTTCTTCGAGCAGTACAGCCACGAGCCCTATATCGCCGTGGCGCGCTATCTGAAATCGTGGCTGCGGCAGGCGCATCTCCACGAGGCGCGGCTGGCCGACTGCGCCACCCGAGGTGCCGCCGCGCTGGATGTGATGGAGCAGCACCTTGCGGGCGAGCCATGGCTCGTGGGGGAGGGGCCGACCATCGCCGACCTCGCTTTGTTCGCCTACACCCATCGCGCCGAGGAGGCGGACTTCGACCTCGCGCAGTGGCCGGCGGTGCTCGCATGGGTGGATCGGGTCGCCGCGCTGCCCGGCATCAACCTCATCCCGCCGCTCGACGAGATCCTGCCCCGCGCAAGTTGACGACGGCGGCCATGCGGCCGCTCCAGATCCGAAAGGCCCGTCGTGATCGCCCTCGACAACGTGACCCTCACCTATCCCGGCCGAACCGGCCCGGTGACGGCGCTGGCCGGCACCACGCTCCATGTGCGGCGGGGCGAGTTTGCCGCCGTGGTGGGGCCGTCCGGCTGCGGCAAGTCCACGC belongs to Xanthobacter autotrophicus Py2 and includes:
- a CDS encoding conserved hypothetical protein (KEGG: nha:Nham_1810 hypothetical protein); translated protein: MPISTPARLLASVASLALIAATGPALAQSQSVGTAAAVNPRSTGSGTRTLELGSNIVHRERIETSSTGSVQVLFVDKTTLNIGPNSNLLIDEFVYDPNAKKGSMAISLTKGAVRFVGGNASHSDGAEVKTPVATIGIRGGVAAILHRDGETQAILQFGTLTIVGPSGETVVVRRPGFMVTVNRAGITGPTRVPQGQIDAIIAQTRSRTGQNGGRPEPTPDVTGIDRGSSHPCSIPVQGQTTMDLAAASCRYVNTDLKGEADLIAQQAAQQNQANVLIPLVPQAPCPPYSYNCGGGGPGGYFAVGPVVVPQLPQGNPGGIGGGIGGFGRPRGVLAD
- a CDS encoding LigA (KEGG: ade:Adeh_0244 LigA) gives rise to the protein MRCAGQVAPPPPSRKRRRAVREITDDAGEACAAGVGAGSRLRPYDAALPPRPQAHGRRQRGGGGGPLSTIVGPPRRGRHPGDPIADLAAAAPAPRRRSARLGHPLRQPRACRPARSCQRADGTKGLARHPGRGAARPDGVRLRPPRRSRRAGPLRHHAGRHRLLPAAGGPRADAGAARDRPAGPPGRRSSGQRQQRACGRRHGTAAAHRRPVCGGRRVRAHLPAHRPLCGPPGAPGRGADSRRAVHPDAARRARHLRLSSRPGGEPPGCDGGPARPGAGAGDPYSRRRRRPDRALAHRRRPCPRQAGADGGCAVAQPPGAAPGQCRHRHRGAAGRRAAGDAQRPRRALPERRVPRCRRPQPQCAAVRSPGAGGGGNHPRHACGRGGPAHGRGSGAHAPGDAGRRSPRRAHPALSRIAVNGCERTCWQVFSRALAAPRGHWSGRGRWRRSAGFGRCPLSRPGRRAGGRSHRCRRRCRRDCPAAAAAPPPAPPRNSHPDRRRRNCNYRAGTAPAARGE
- a CDS encoding NMT1/THI5 like domain protein (PFAM: NMT1/THI5 like domain protein~KEGG: rsq:Rsph17025_2975 ABC-type nitrate/sulfonate/bicarbonate transport systems periplasmic components-like protein), which produces MTPLRTLLAAALTLLAVAPAVAETDVKFALDWKFEGPSAPYFVALDKGYYKAEGLNVTIDSGPGSVAGIARVAAGTYPIGFFDINSLMKFRDQNPDKAVKAVLMVYDEPPFSIVTLKKTGIAKPKDLEGKTLGAPAPDGAFAQWKAFVKENGIDADKVKIENVGFPVREPMLAAGQVDAITGFSFSSFFNLRQKGVPAEDIVVMLMSKYGLVLYGNAIMVNPDYAKAHPEVVKGFVKATIKGIIETARDPKAAIASVMKRNETADEAIELARLEMALRDNIVTAWVKANGVGDVDPARLAKSIDQVAVTYDFKAKPTAADIFTGEYLPPAAERKL
- a CDS encoding Glutathione S-transferase domain (PFAM: Glutathione S-transferase domain~KEGG: xac:XAC1474 glutathione S-transferase) yields the protein MRIYGMNGSGNCWKAAQILSLTGHDFEWVETSSGAAGTRSADFLALNAIGKVPVVVLDDGTALRESNAILLHFAEGTPWLPPPGLARTRVHEWLFFEQYSHEPYIAVARYLKSWLRQAHLHEARLADCATRGAAALDVMEQHLAGEPWLVGEGPTIADLALFAYTHRAEEADFDLAQWPAVLAWVDRVAALPGINLIPPLDEILPRAS